ACGGGCTCGCGCCTCGCGTGGGGCCTGAATCTCGATACGGGGCGCGGTCTGCATGGCCTTCCACACCGCGGGCGGCGTCATGCGGTCGCCGATCTTGCTGGACTCAGCCTCCACCACGATGGGCCGAGAGGTGTCGAGCTTGTCGAGCTCCGCCAGCAGACGGCTCTCGAACAGCTTCTGGCTCGGCTGGGGCCGCCCGGCCACGGCGCCGAACAGGGAACCGCGATGGGAAGCCAAGCCTTCCAGGTCCAGGGTCTGCACGCCCTGCTCCATCAGGCGCGCCAGGATCTCGGTCTTCGCCGACCCCGTATGGCCATCCAGCAGGATCAGATTCAAGGGCGGCGCCTCGTCATAGAGCCGCGCGGTCACGGACCTGCGATAGGTCTTGTAGCCTCCGGTCAGCAGCCAGACCGGCCAACCCACCTGGGAGAGGATGGTGGCCATGGCGTTGGATCTCTGGCCACCGCGCCAGCAATAGATCAGCGGCTGGAAGCTGGCAGGACGATCGGAGAGCGCCTCCTCCAGATGACGGGCGATATTGCGCGCCACTTGGGCCGCGCCGATGCGGCGGGCCAGGAACCGGGACTCCTGGACATAGATGGTCCCCACCTCCGCCCGTTCGGCATTGTCCAGGACCGGCAGGTTCTCGGCGCCGGGCATGTGGTCCTCGGCGAATTCCCCGGGGCTGCGAACGTCGATGACCGCGTCGAAGCGGGCGAGCGATGCGGCGTCGACCGCCTCGGTGAGCTGGATTCCCATGACCCACTGTTAGCACCGCGCTCGCGGCGGTGGCGAGGCTGGCCCGCCGCCTGGACGCGGACTAAGACGGAAGCAGCTTCATCTCCGTGAGATTCCCCATGCCCGACGCCGTCCGCCTGACCTCCCTGGCCCACGGCGGCGGCTGCGGCTGCAAGATCGCCCCGGCCGTACTGCAGGACATCCTGGCGCGGATGCCGGCGGCGGCCGCCTTCCCTAACCTGCTGGTGGGGACCGAGACCTCAGACGACGCGGCGGTCTGGCGGTTGAACGACACCCAGGCCCTGGTGGCCACCACCGACTTCTTCATGCCGGTGGTGGACGACCCCTTCGACTTCGGCCGGATCGCCGCCACCAACGCGCTGTCGGATATCTACGCCATGGGCGGCAAGCCGATCCTGGCCCTGGCCATCGTCGGCATGCCCATCGACAAGCTGGCGCCCGAGACCATCGGCCAGATCCTGGCCGGCGGGGCGTCGGTCTGTGCGGCGGCCGGCATTCCGGTGGCCGGCGGCCACTCCATTGACAGCGTCGAACCGATCTATGGCCTGGTCGCTCTGGGGCTCGTTCATCCCGACCGGGTGCTGAAGAACAGCGCCGCCAAACCCGGCGACGTCCTGATCCTCACCAAGGCCCTGGGAGTCGGCGTGCTGAGCGCGGCCTTCAAGCAGGAAAAGCTGGACGACGCAGGTTACGAAGCCCTGATCGCTTCCACCACCCAACTCAACGCGGTGGGCGAGGTCCTTGCGGCGCAGGACGGCGTCCACGCCATGACCGACGTCACCGGGTTTGGCCTGCTGGGCCACGCCCTGGAGATGGCGCGCGGCGCGGGGCTGACCGCCCATGTCGATCCCGACGGCGCCGCGATCCTGCCCGGCGTCGAGGCCCTGGCCCGCGCCGGGGTCCGTACCGGCGCCTCGGTGCGCAACTGGGCGAGCTACGGCGCGTCGGTCGAGGCGCCCGGCGACCTGGCGGACTGGAAGCGCGACCTGCTGTGCGACCCGCAAACCAGCGGCGGCCTGCTGATCGCCGTCGATCCCGCCGCGGTCGAGCGCGTTATGGCGCTGGTGAAGGGCGCGGGCTTTGGCCTCGCCACCGTGGTGGGACGGCTGGGCGCGCGCAACGGCCAGCCGCTGATCCTGGGTATCTAGGCGCCGTGGCGAAGAAGCTGAGAGGTGTGATCTTCGACGCCGACGGGGTGCTGCAGCATGCCGGGCCGTTCGCGACAGTGGATTGGGTGTGGAGCGCCCAGCAGCACCGGGACTTCGTCAGCGGCTTCTATCGCGCCGCCGCGCCGGAGGCCCTGGCCGATGTCGGCGCCTTCACAACCGCCTGCGAGCGCGCCTTGGCGCAGGCCGGCTGGCCGCACGACGCGGCGACCTATCTGGAGCGCTGGGCGCAGGAGAACGTCATTCCCGACCCGGCCATGCTGGAGGATGTGCGGCGGCTGCGGGCGGCCGGGATCGCCTGCTATCTCGGCTCCAACCAGGACGCCTTCTGGGCGGCTCACGTCGAGACCACCCTGGGCTACGGCGCGTTGCTGGACGGCCTGTTCATCTCCTGCCGCCTGGGCGTCGCCAAGCCGCAGGCGGCCTTCTTCGAGGCGATCCTGGCCCAGATCCCCTTCCCGCGCGAGGACCTGATCTTCTTCGACGACAAGGCCGCCAACGTGGAGGCGGCGCTGGCCTGCGGCCTGGAAGCCCGGCTGTTCACCAGCCGGGCGCGATACCTGCAGGATTTGGAGGAGCTGTACGGCCTGGAGTCGTGAGTCAGCGCGACGACCGGACCCTGAACGGCACCTTCCGCAAGCTCAATCCGACCTTCAGAGAGCGGCCTGAGTTGCGGGACCACTACGAGATCGACTGGGCTCGAGAGTATTTCCAGACCTGAGGGGACCCGGGGCATGCGCCTTGCGCATCGACCTCGACGGCATCACACCTGAACAGGCGTGAGCTTTGGACCTGACGACGGGGAGACGGGGCATGAGGCCGCTTGAGGCTGTTCTATTGCTGGTCCTGCTGGCCGGTTTCCTGGCAGGCGCCGTCCCCGCGATCCGGACCACCTGGCTCGCGCGGCGGGTTCCGCTGGCGGTGGCCCTGGCCGCCTCCGCTCAGGTGCTGGTGGAGGGCGCGCGCTGGCAGATGGCGCCAGCCTACGCCCTAGCCCTGGCCATGGTCCTGGTCTCGCGCCGAGGTTCGCCGGAGGGGGCTGCCGGCTGGCGGCGGGTCCTCGGCGAGGCCGCCGTGACCGGGCCGGCCGCCCTGGTCCTGGCGCTGGCCGCCGCCCTGCCCTTCGCTATTCCCGTTCCCCGCCTGCCTGCGCCGGACGGTCCCTATGGCGTGGGGACCGCGACCTATCACTGGATCGATACGGCGCGGCCGGAGATCTTCACCGCCGCCCCGGACGATCGGCGCGAGCTGATGGTCCAGGTCTGGTATCCGACGCGGCCGGGCCATACAGGGCGGCGCGCGCCCTATGTCGAGGACGGCGCGGCCCTGGCGCCGCTGGCCCGCCTGCTGCGCCTGCCGGGCTTCGTTCTCTCCCACCTACCGCTGATCCGCACCAGCGCCGTGGTGGACGCCCCGGCGGCGGCGGGACGCCCCTTTCCGGTCCTGCTGTTCTCCCACGGCCGCGCCGGGTTCCGGCAGCACAACACCTTCCAGGTCGAGCACCTGGTCTCCCACGGCTATGTGGTCGCCACCATCGACCACCCCTACGCGGCCAGCGGCGTGCGCTTTCCCGATGGCCGCACGGCGAGCTTCGACTTGCGATTGCAGGACCGGCGCTTCTTCGACCGGGTCATGCCCTATCTGGCCGAGGACGCCAGCTTCAGCCTCGACCAGCTCACCGAGGTGAATCGCGAGGACCCCAAAGGCCTGCTCACCGGCCGACTGGACCTGGCGCGCGCCGGCATGTTCGGCCTGTCCATGGGCGGGGTGATCACCGCCGAGACCTGCCTGCGGGACGCACGCTTCAAGGCCTGCCTGCCCATGGACGTCCACATGCCCGCCGACGTGGTTGCAGCCGGCCTGGCGCAGCCGACGATGTGGATCAGCCGCGACGCCGCCACCATGCGCCGGGAAGGCTGGGCGGAGGCCGATGTGATAGAGACCCAGACCACCATGCGTTCGGTGTTCGCCAGCCTTCGGGCGCCGGGCTATCTGGTGCTGGCGCCGGGCATGTACCACCAGGATCTGTCGGACTTCACGGCCCTGATCTGGCCGCCGCTCGGCCGCAGGCTGGGACTGTACGGCTCCCTGGACGGCGCACGCTCCCACGCCGTCATCAAGGCCTATTCCCTGGCCTTCTTCGACCGCCACCTGAAGGGCGAACCGGCGCCCCTGCTGGACGGGCCGTCGGCCGGCTATCCCGAAGTGATCTTCGCCCCTCGCTGAGGCGTCCTAGCCCTCGGTCCGCACGCGGGCCACCGCATCCAGCCAGCGGGCATAGGCGGCCTCCCGGCCGTGGCCATCCAGTTTGGGGTCGTGGCGTTCGGTGGCCGGACGGGCGGCGGCGGCGGCCTCCACCGTGGCGTAGACACCGACCCCCAGCCCCGCGAACAGGGCTGCGCCGAGCGCCGTGGTCTCCTGGTAGGTCGCGCGGCCCACCGGCACGCCGGTGAGGTCGGCCAGGCGCTGGCTGAACCAGGAGGAGCGCGACATGCCGCCATCGATGCGTATCTCCACCGCCTCGCCGAAAGCGTTCGGCGCGTCGGCGCGCATGGCCTCCACCAGGTCCCGGGTCTGCAGGGCGCAGGCGTCGAAGGCGGCCTGGGAGATTTCCGCCAGCGTGGTGTCGCGGGTCAGGCCGAACAGGGCGCCCCGCGCCTCGGCGTCCCACCAGGGCGCGCCCAGGCCGGTGAAGGCCGGTACCATGACCACGCCGTGGTCTTCCTTGGCGCTCTGGGCCAAGGCCTCGATGGCCGAGCCGCCCCCGGGGACGTTCAGGCCTTCATTGATCCATTGCAGGGCGGCGCCGGCGATGAAGATCGAGCCCTCCAGGGCATAGGTCGTCTTGCCGTTCAGACGGGCGGCCACCGTGGTCAGCAGCTTGGCCCGCGACAGGGGCGCGGCCTCACCGGTGTTGATCAGCATGAAACACCCGGTGCCATAGGTGGCCTTCATCTCGCCGGGCCGGATGCAGCCCTGCCCCATCAGGGCGGCCTGCTGGTCGCCCGCCACGCCACGGATCGGAATGGCGCGGCCCAGCAGGGCGGCGTCGGTCTGCCCATAGTCGGCGGCGCAGTCACGCACGTCGGGCAGCAGCGAGGCGGGCACGTCGAGCAGTTGGAGCAGTTCCTGCGACCAGCGCTGTTTCCTGATGTCGAACAACAGGGTGCGCGACGCATTTGTCGCGTCGGTGGCGTGCACCTTGCCCCCGGTCAGCTTCCAGATCACCCAAGTGTCCATGGTGCCCACCAGCAGCTCGCCGGCCTGGGCCCTGGCCCGCGCGCCGGGAACATCCCCCAGCAGCCAGGCGATCTTGGTGCCGGAGAAATAGGGGTCCAGCAGCAGGCCGGTGATCTCGGTGACCCGGGCCTCGTGGCCGGCGCGGCGCAGTTGCTCGCAGGTGGAGGCCGTACGGCGGTCCTGCCAGACGATGGCCCGGTGGATCGGTTCGCCGGTGGCCTTGTCCCAGATCACCACCGTCTCGCGCTGGTTGGTGATGCCGATGGCGGTGACGTCCTCGATGGGCCGGCCCGACGTCTCGATGGCCTCCTTCATCACCGCCACGCTGGTGGCGAAGATCTCGTTGGCGTCATGCTCCACCCAGCCGTCGGCCGGATAGAACTGCTCCAGCGGCCGCCCGGCCTCGGCGAGCGCGTGGCCCTGAGCGTCAAAGAGGATGGCCCGGGTGGAGGTGGTCCCCTGGTCCAAGGCCAGGATCAAAGGTTCGGCCATCACACCCCCCGTACAAACAAGCTGCGCCACGTCGCCACATTCGTGGTCAGTGGCCCGAGCCCCTTTGGGGCTCAGTTCCCTAAAATGAAAGCCTGGCGGACGCCAAAACCGGCTTCCACTTTTGGCTGCCAGGCTTTTGTAACCATGTTTTCATACCGTCCTGAGCAGAATCAGCCTGAACGATTCCGAGCTAAGGAAACGGGTTTGAGCGTCGCCGCCAAGACGGAAGAGATACTGGGTCTGGCCCGGAGCCGCGCGGTCCATGACCGCGAGCGCCTGCTGTTGGCCATTGTCGACCTGTGCGACGCCGGCGAGGGCGCCGAGGCGGTGATGAGTTCCGCCCCTGTCCAGGCCCTGCTCTCTTCCATCTTCATGAGCCTGGTGGTGGAGGCCGAACGCGACATCCGCAAACGGCTGGCCGAGAAACTGGCCACCGCCGCCTGGGCGCCCGCCGCCCTGATCAATGTGCTGGCCCTTGACGACATTGAGATCGCCCGGCCGATCATCTCATCCAGCCCGGTGCTCCAGGACCCGGACCTGGTGCGCCTGCTCACCGAGGCCACCATCGAGCACCAGATCGAGGTGGCGCGCCGTCCCAATCTCGGACCGCCGGTGGTCGCCGCCATTCTGCAGCAGAACGAACCAGCGGTGCTGACGGCGCTGGCGGGCAACCTCGCCGCCCAGATCGGCAAGCCCGAACTCACCGCCCTGGTTCAGGCCTCGCGGAGGATCGTGTCCCTGCGTTCGCCCTGCGCCCGCCATCCGGGCCTGACCGACGATCTGGCGCGCGAACTCTATGTCTGGGTCGGCCAGGCCCTGCGCCAGGCGCTCACCGCCCGCTTCCGCCTCGATCCGGAGGCCATGGACGCCGCCATCGCCGAATCGGTGCGCGAGGCCCATGGCGGGATCGTCTCCGAGCATCCGGAACAGCAGGAGGTCTGGCAGCGCGAGGGCGAGAAGGAAGAGATGGAGCGCCGGCTGCTGGCCAAACTCGACATCGCCGGCCAGCTCCGCCCCGGATACCTGCTGCGCGCCCTGCGCGAGAGCAAGCTGTCGCTATTCATCGGCGGCCTGGCGACCCTGGGCCGCTTCGATCCCGAACACGTGCGCCGCTCCGTCGATTCGGACCGACCCGAGCTCCTGGCCCTGGCCTGCGCCGCCGTCGGCATCGACCGCAGCGTCTTCCCCACCATCCTGGCCCTGGTCCGCGAGCTGAACGGCGGCAAGCCCGGCGGCGGCCAGGAGGGCGAACGCCGCGCCGTGGGCGCCTTTGGCCCCTTCGCGCCGGACATCGCCAACGCCGCCTTCCGCCAGGCGGCCGGCAGGGTTTGACAAGACCCGCGTTTCTCGCGCACCTCGCCCCATGTTCAAGGCTGAGCCCTTCGTGACCCGCCTCGCCTTCCTGGCCAGCGACCGCCCCGAGGCCCAGGAGGCCCGCATCGCCCTGATCGCCCGCTATGGCGAGGTCCCGCCGAACGAGGCCCAGGTGGTGGTGGCGCTGGGCGGCGACGGCTTCATGCTGGAAACCCTGCACGACCAGATGGGCGGCGGCCACAAGCCGATCTACGGCATGAACCGTGGCTCGGTCGGCTTCCTGATGAACGAGTACAGCGAGGACGGCTTGCTGGAGCGGATCAGCGTCGCCGAGAAAGCGGTGATCCACCCCCTGACCATGACCGCCGTCGACACCTATGGAAAGCCGCATAAGGCCTTGGCGATCAACGAGGTTTCCCTGCTGCGCCAGACGCGGCAGACCGCCAAGCTGCGCATCTCCATCGACGGCAAGGTGCGCCTGAACGAGCTATCCTGCGACGGCGCCATGGTGGCGACCCCGGCGGGGTCGACGGCCTACAACCTCTCGGCCCACGGGCCGATCATCCCGCTGGACGCCAAGGTCCTGGCGCTGACCCCCATCAGCGCGTTCCGGCCCCGGCGCTGGCGCGGCGCCCTGCTGGCCCACACCGCCAAGGTCAGCTTCGATATCCTGGAAGCCGACAAGCGGCCGGTCAGCGCCGTGGCCGACAACCTGGAGGTCCGCGACGTCCTTGAGGTCCATATCGCCGAGGACCGCGAGATCAGCATGTACATGCTGTTCGACGCCGGGCGCAGCCTCGAGGAACGCATGCTGGCCGAGCAATTCTCGGTTTAGGTTTTGGTCCGCCGCGGGCGCGGAACCATCCATCTCGTCGCACCCCCACCTCATGCGTTGTTAACGCCTACGATCTAGGTTTCTGTGGACGAAAGTGCAGGAGCCGAGTCGTGAGCCAAGAGAATTCCGGTCAGGTGATCCAGGTCCCCAACACCCTTCGCCTGAAGGTCGGCGGACGTTTTGGCGCCATCGATCCGGGCGCCATCGCCAAGGCCGAAGCCGCGCTGAAGAGCCTGTCTGGCAACTTCGCGCAGTGGCTCAATGACGAGGTCACCAAGCTCGAGGGCGCCCGCCAGCGCGTGAAGACCGAGGGCATGAGCCCCGAGACCATGGAATTCCTCTACTTGCGCGCCCATGACCTGAAGGGTCTGGGCACCACCTACGAATTCCCGCTGATCACCCGCATCGGCGCCTCTCTGTGCAAGCTGATCGACGACAAGGACAAGCGCATGCAGGCGCCCATAGCCCTGATCGACGCGCACATCGACGCCATCAAGGCCGCCGTCCGCGACGACATCAAGACCGATGAACATCCTGTGGGTAAGATTCTGATCGAAGCCCTGGAAGCCAAGGTCCGCGAGACCGGACTTTAGCATCCAATTGCTCCCCCTGCGGGGGAGCTGTCAGCCCGACGGGCTGACTGAGGGGGTTTGGGCGGCGCAGCCGTAACCCCCTCCACCGCCTGCGGCGGTCCCCCTCCCCCGGTGGGGGAGGAATTAGCTCACATCACATTGGCCAGCGGCTCAGCGACAACGCCGTAGCCCGCATCCACAGGCAGCGTTAGCACACGGCCTTCCGGGCGGTCCTCGATCTTCGGCAGGACGGTGACCAGGGTGCGGGCTTGCGCGCGGGCCACGCAGTCGGCGGCGCTGGTCGCCTCAGCCAGCAGCTGTACATTCATCCGCGTCGGAAAGATCACCTTGCGCTCGCCGGCTTCGGCCAACCGCAGCACCTCGGCGGGCTCGATCCATTCGGCGTCCACCGTCTCGCGCCCGTCGCAGGCGGCGAGCTGGTCGGCGGGCGCGAGCGCCGTATAGAACCAGGTGTCGAACCGCTTCGGCGTCAGGGGCGGGGTGATCCAGCGGGCGAAGATGGTGAGCGCGTGCAGGTCCAGCTTGGCGTCCAGCTCCTTCACCACATCCAGGAAGGCGGTCTCCCCGCGATCCACCGCCTGGCGCACGTCCAGCGGCGCGATCTGGTCGCCCATCGGTGAGCCGTCGGTATGGGCGGCCAGCAGGATACCCGCCTCCTCGAACACCTCGCGGATCGCCGCGATCCGCAGACCCCGTTGCTCGGCGTCGAAGTCGGAGAAGCCGAGGGTGTGATCGGCCCAGGCCGGATCATGATCGCCGGCGTGGGACTTGCCGCCCGGAAACACCAGGGCGCCTGAGGCGAAATCGATCTGGTGGTGGCGCTTGACCATCAACACCTCGAAGGCGGGGTCGTCGCGCAGCAGCAGGATGGTGGCGGCGGGCTTGATGTCCGCGTCGGGGGCGATCTCAGTCATGCCGGCAGCTTGAGCGCCACAGTCGCCGCGAACAAGCCCGCTGTTAGGCGCTTTCGGCCAGCCGCACGCTCTTGCGGGCCTCGTGGGAGATGCGGTCCATCTTTTCCAGCAGGTATTCGACGTCCTCGCGGGCGGCGTTGGCCGGCTGGGTGAGGAAGCGTTGCAGCATGCGCTCCTGGAACCGCTCGCGGTCCTTGGCGCCGCCGTCGAACTCCATGGAGTGGAAGGTGTCCACCCCGGCGCGGAAGGCCGGGAACAGGCGGGCGGGCAAGCCGGCCCGCTCATAGATGGCGCGCAGGCCCAGCGGCCCCGCGTCATGGATCATCAGCCAGGTGCGGTGGTGGGGCACGCTGGCGAGCTCAGCCAGGCTCCACTCGAAGAAGGTCATGTGCCCGTGGGCGAGCGACCGCAGCAGCAGCGAGGCGCTCAGGCGCTCATGCTTGCGCAGGTGGCTGACGAAGCTCTTCACGTCGGGTGCGCGGCCGGCCTGGTCCACCAGGTCGATGGTGGCCCGCTCCTTGGCGCCCATGGCGATCTCAAGGGCGAGTTCGGGCGACAGCGCGTGGTGGTTCAACAGGTGGTCGCGGACCTCCTCGCTCACCAGGTCGATCAGCTTCTCGGTCACCGCCATCGGCAGGGCGGCGCGATAGGCCACGGCGGCCAGGACCCGCTCGGACTTCTCGAAGCGTTCGATGACCTTGGCCAGCGCCCGGTCGGCGAAATCGGCGTTGTCGTTGGCGCAGGCGGCTTCCACCGCCCGCTCGACGCCATATTCGACGATGGCGTTGGTGACGGTCTGGGAGACGCGCGGGCGTTTGGCGATAACGACCTGGCGGACGGGACCGCCCAGGCGGACGATCTCGGCCAGGTCCTCATCGGTGAACACCGGCGACGACGACAACATCGGCAGGGCGATGCTCTCGACGTCCTTGGCCAGGCGCAGGGCGACGTCGCGCGGGACGATGGTGGAGTTCTTCAGAGTGACGGCCAGGGCCCGGCGGACCAGCTCGCCGGCGTCGGCGGCCATGACCCGCAGGATTTCCTGGGCCTGGACCCGTTCCTCGTCCGTAAGCTCGTAGCGGTCGATGTTCCGGCAAAGCTTGTGAGCCGCCACGGCCCGCTCGTCCGGCGTCGCGCCCTTCACCAGGGTGCGAATATCTTCGTCCGTCAGCGCCGCCCGCGTGGTCGCCATTCTTGCACCCGATCCCCGCCCCGGAATCACCGGAGTCCGTCACGGTTATAATGACTGGTTAGGCTTAATGATCGGTTGCCTGAGCGCGATCCGCTGAAGCTGTGGATTAACCCTGGCCGGTAACTTCGCGCCAACCCTGATCCACTACCTTGCGTGGCGATATCTCCCCCGAGGCGCCCCATGGCCACGACCCCAGATGATCGGACGGCCGAACCCCAGCGGGGCGGCCAATCGGCGACACAGCAGGCCTTGGAGGCCCAGACGGCCCTCCTGCCCTACGCGCTCGCGGTCTTCGCCGTCAGCCTTCCGGCCTATGTCTGGGCCGGCAGCCATGCGGTGAACGCGGTCTGGATGACCGGGACCTTCGCGATCTTCGCCGCCGCCTGGGGCGCCTTTTACGGCGTGGTGAACTGGCTGAAGGACCCCGAGGCCGCCAACAACACGGTAAAGCGTGGCCGGGTGCAGATTCTGTCGGCCCTGATCTGGGCATTGGCCGTGGCGCAGATCGCCGCCTTCTCCGATGGCGCGGGTCCCGCCCGCGAGCCGCTGCTGATGACCGCGCTGGCCGCCGCGGTGGTGATCATCTTCTTCGCCTCCCCCTGGCTGCCCAGCCTACTGATCGTCGGACCCGCCGCCGCCGCCGGTCCGCTGATCGCCCTGTTCTCGCGGCCGCAGGACAATGACCTGGCCAGCAACGCCTGGGGCGCCATCGCGCTCGCCATGGCGCTGGCCCTGATCCTCAACCGCATCCTGCGCCGCCAGTTCTCCATGGCCGCCGAGCGCGAGATCCTGATCGCCGAGCGGGCGGGCAAGGTCGAGGAGGCGCGGCGCCTGGCCCAGTCCAAGTCCGACCTGGTGGCCACCCTGAGCCACGAGATCCGCAACGGCCTGACCGGCGTGGCCCACGTCCTGGCCGCCGCCGCGGGCCGCAACGGCCGTGGCGCGCCGTCCCGCGAGCAGCTCACCGCGGCCCTCGACGCCGCCAACGACCTGATCGCGGTGCTCAACACCACGCTCGATTCCGAGACCGCCGAGGCCGGCCGCCTGTCGGTGGACACCCGCCCCTTCGACCCTGTGGCCCTGCTGCGCGACCTGGTGCTGCTGAACCGTCCCAACGCCTCGATGAAGGGGTTGGAGCTGACCCTGCATGTGCCGCCGGAGCTGGAGAGCGGCCATGCCGGCGCGGCCCTGGCCGACGCCCACCGGGCCCGACAGATCATCGCCAACCTGATCGGCAACGCCGTGAAGTTCTCCGTCCGTGGCCGCGTCGAGGCTCGCCTGGAGATCACCGCCGCCGGCCGCCTGGCCATCGAAATCGC
The sequence above is drawn from the Phenylobacterium glaciei genome and encodes:
- a CDS encoding hybrid sensor histidine kinase/response regulator, producing the protein MATTPDDRTAEPQRGGQSATQQALEAQTALLPYALAVFAVSLPAYVWAGSHAVNAVWMTGTFAIFAAAWGAFYGVVNWLKDPEAANNTVKRGRVQILSALIWALAVAQIAAFSDGAGPAREPLLMTALAAAVVIIFFASPWLPSLLIVGPAAAAGPLIALFSRPQDNDLASNAWGAIALAMALALILNRILRRQFSMAAEREILIAERAGKVEEARRLAQSKSDLVATLSHEIRNGLTGVAHVLAAAAGRNGRGAPSREQLTAALDAANDLIAVLNTTLDSETAEAGRLSVDTRPFDPVALLRDLVLLNRPNASMKGLELTLHVPPELESGHAGAALADAHRARQIIANLIGNAVKFSVRGRVEARLEITAAGRLAIEIADTGPGLAADELERAFEPFARVERTSAGTSGAGLGLSLARQLARLMGGDLTAHSAVGVGSCFRLELPYDAHAVAERVVEAVEVAAPDPAERRTLKVLIAEDDALNAAMLRAVIEQLGHQVVHAVDGRRAFELAKICEFDLVMIDGRMPNMDGPETIAALRGLDGAAADVPIVAVIGGDAEEARECTDAGADAVLRKPVSVAAVARAVADAVAVTRKDALARLTA